One Prosthecochloris marina DNA window includes the following coding sequences:
- the cutA gene encoding divalent-cation tolerance protein CutA, whose translation MDTLSYCVVITTAPDMGEADMLAEGLLNEGLAACVHLQDIRSRYIWEKKLCRNEETVLWIKTLEKHYETIEMFIQRHHPYELPEIIKIPITGGSSGYLQWIADTADGSGAPDQVLEPD comes from the coding sequence ATGGATACATTATCATACTGCGTAGTCATTACAACCGCTCCTGATATGGGAGAAGCCGACATGCTTGCCGAAGGGTTGCTGAACGAGGGTCTTGCTGCATGTGTTCATCTGCAGGATATCCGCAGCCGTTATATCTGGGAAAAGAAGCTTTGCCGGAATGAGGAGACGGTTTTATGGATAAAGACGCTTGAAAAGCACTACGAAACAATCGAGATGTTCATTCAACGACATCATCCTTATGAGCTTCCTGAAATCATCAAGATCCCGATTACAGGAGGTTCATCGGGGTATCTGCAATGGATTGCAGATACAGCAGACGGTTCAGGAGCGCCCGACCAGGTTCTTGAGCCGGATTGA
- the trpD gene encoding anthranilate phosphoribosyltransferase has translation MQYKELLYKLLADCDLSRKEMEGCIAKIIQGEFPDSVIAAFLVLLQKKGITAEEVIGAYSSLISRVLPVHLDENAVDTCGTGGDQAGTFNLSTAAAIIANGTGVRIAKHGNRSVTSHCGSADVLETLGYNIDLPPKGTEELFHETGFAFLFAPLYHPSMKAVAHVRKELGIKTIFNMLGPLVNPARANRQVVGVFDMDIMDIYVQTLKATGCRHALVVHGETETGAGLDEPSVCGPTRITELHEGEIFYHEVLPETFGLSRWNIADLKGGDKKHNAEIILKILDGSATEAQTEAALYSAAMACYVSGTASCIDDGLMKTRNCLESGKAAAQFSRILSLNSEIADKYRTSHK, from the coding sequence ATGCAGTATAAGGAGTTACTTTACAAGCTGCTCGCAGATTGCGACCTTTCACGCAAAGAAATGGAAGGTTGCATAGCAAAAATCATACAGGGCGAGTTTCCGGACAGCGTTATAGCGGCCTTTCTCGTTTTACTCCAAAAAAAGGGAATAACTGCTGAAGAAGTCATCGGTGCTTATAGTTCCCTTATTTCCAGGGTACTGCCCGTTCATCTTGATGAAAATGCTGTCGACACCTGTGGCACAGGAGGAGACCAAGCAGGGACATTCAATCTCTCTACCGCTGCTGCAATAATCGCAAACGGTACGGGGGTCCGTATAGCCAAACATGGAAACCGCTCCGTCACGAGCCATTGTGGAAGCGCTGATGTCCTCGAAACACTGGGGTATAACATAGACTTACCACCGAAAGGTACCGAAGAGCTTTTTCATGAAACCGGTTTCGCCTTTCTTTTTGCCCCGCTGTATCACCCTTCGATGAAAGCGGTAGCGCATGTACGTAAGGAACTGGGCATAAAAACCATTTTCAACATGCTCGGCCCCCTGGTTAATCCCGCCCGGGCAAACCGGCAGGTTGTCGGCGTTTTCGATATGGATATCATGGACATCTACGTACAAACCTTGAAAGCGACAGGCTGCCGTCATGCACTGGTTGTCCATGGAGAAACCGAAACAGGGGCAGGACTTGACGAGCCAAGCGTATGCGGCCCGACACGTATTACAGAACTTCACGAAGGAGAAATATTTTATCACGAAGTTCTGCCTGAAACATTCGGTCTTTCCCGATGGAACATTGCAGATTTAAAAGGGGGCGACAAAAAACATAATGCCGAGATTATTCTGAAAATTCTTGACGGAAGCGCTACGGAAGCCCAGACAGAAGCTGCACTCTACAGTGCGGCAATGGCATGTTATGTCTCCGGCACTGCCAGCTGTATCGATGACGGTTTAATGAAAACCAGAAACTGCCTGGAAAGCGGAAAAGCAGCTGCGCAGTTTTCACGTATTCTTTCCCTTAATAGTGAAATTGCCGACAAATACCGCACATCGCATAAGTAA
- the rnhA gene encoding ribonuclease HI yields the protein MPKKVIIYTDGACSGNPGKGGWGALLMFGDVRREISGFSPSTTNNRMELMAAIKALEALKEPCDVGLYSDSSYLVNAINQQWLKKWTTNNWRTSAKKPVENIDLWKRILELIRLHNVTFHKVKGHSDNEFNNRCDFLARQAIQNNS from the coding sequence ATGCCGAAAAAAGTAATCATCTACACTGACGGTGCATGCAGTGGAAACCCCGGAAAAGGTGGTTGGGGAGCATTGCTCATGTTTGGCGATGTCCGACGGGAAATTTCCGGATTCTCCCCTTCAACGACAAACAACAGAATGGAGCTGATGGCTGCCATCAAAGCCCTTGAAGCATTAAAGGAACCATGTGATGTCGGCCTCTATAGTGATTCAAGCTACCTCGTCAATGCAATCAATCAGCAGTGGCTGAAAAAATGGACAACAAACAACTGGAGAACATCGGCAAAAAAACCGGTTGAAAATATAGACCTTTGGAAAAGAATCCTGGAGTTGATTAGATTACATAACGTTACTTTTCACAAGGTTAAAGGCCACAGCGACAATGAGTTCAATAACCGCTGTGACTTTCTTGCCAGACAAGCGATTCAGAACAATAGTTAA
- the tilS gene encoding tRNA lysidine(34) synthetase TilS: protein MPRELNNVERKFLEQLIVRNLVLAGEHVLAAVSGGPDSMALLHLLCAVRPVLHCKVSVAHCNFQLRGRSSLLDEEHVRQEAEKLGLACHVRHFDTRKDAHEWKRSIEETARIERYSYFHELIEQHGFDKIATGHHVSDNAETILFNLFRGTSIPGLRGIRAFHGHIIRPLLLMQKADILGYIVEKKIDYRTDASNLGVEPDRNFIRHKVIPLIEERFENKLLPSLQRISDQAAELEEFLELHFERLAQDDEGLVLTDHRLLVSSLLRLTVFERKELLKRALQDYGREPSSRILQQLVDLLETQPGRKIDLSAELEVAWKGKYLIFRRKGNG, encoded by the coding sequence ATGCCTCGTGAGCTCAATAATGTCGAGCGTAAATTTCTTGAGCAGCTGATTGTTCGCAACCTTGTTCTTGCAGGAGAACATGTTCTGGCTGCAGTTTCAGGAGGCCCTGATTCCATGGCTTTGCTCCATCTTCTTTGTGCGGTCAGGCCGGTTTTGCACTGCAAGGTCAGCGTTGCGCACTGTAATTTCCAGTTAAGGGGGCGGAGTAGTCTGCTCGATGAAGAGCATGTTCGCCAAGAGGCTGAAAAACTTGGCCTTGCGTGTCACGTTCGGCATTTCGATACACGAAAGGATGCTCATGAATGGAAGCGATCGATAGAGGAAACGGCAAGAATAGAGCGTTATAGTTATTTTCATGAACTGATCGAACAACACGGTTTCGACAAGATCGCCACAGGACATCATGTAAGTGATAATGCGGAAACCATCTTGTTTAACCTTTTCCGGGGAACGTCAATTCCCGGTTTACGTGGAATTCGTGCGTTTCATGGCCATATCATTCGCCCGTTGCTGTTGATGCAGAAGGCGGATATCCTCGGGTACATCGTGGAAAAAAAGATTGATTACCGGACGGATGCAAGCAACCTCGGGGTTGAACCGGATCGTAACTTCATTCGCCACAAGGTTATTCCTCTTATAGAGGAGCGTTTTGAAAACAAACTGCTTCCTTCATTGCAAAGGATTTCGGATCAGGCTGCCGAACTGGAGGAGTTTCTTGAACTGCATTTTGAACGACTTGCCCAGGATGATGAAGGGCTTGTCCTGACCGACCACCGGCTGTTGGTGTCTTCACTCTTGCGGTTGACGGTTTTCGAAAGAAAGGAGCTCTTGAAGCGGGCTTTACAGGATTACGGACGTGAACCCTCATCGCGGATACTGCAGCAGCTTGTCGATCTTCTCGAAACTCAACCGGGGCGTAAAATCGATCTGTCTGCAGAGCTCGAGGTGGCCTGGAAGGGGAAGTACTTGATTTTCAGGAGGAAAGGTAACGGGTAG
- the rpmB gene encoding 50S ribosomal protein L28, translating into MSKVCKLTGKRPKYGNTVSHANNHRRKRFEPNLHTKRIWLEEEKRWVKVRLSAKAMKIMSKTGTAELAKLLK; encoded by the coding sequence ATGTCCAAAGTTTGTAAACTGACAGGAAAAAGGCCCAAGTACGGAAATACAGTATCACACGCCAATAACCATCGCCGCAAGCGTTTCGAGCCAAACCTTCATACCAAACGCATCTGGCTTGAAGAGGAAAAACGTTGGGTCAAAGTTCGCCTTTCCGCAAAGGCAATGAAAATCATGTCGAAAACCGGAACCGCAGAACTCGCTAAGTTACTCAAATAA
- a CDS encoding ABC transporter permease, which translates to MTLFDHLRIAWVHLRERKRQAILTALGVAVGSAMLITTIAVAGGMSRNVVNKIIDIAPHVIVSAKTVEPLVPDNLIGDEKNLLGFVEKNVTVEEKEIIKNYPDVARRIGQLESVEVVSPYVTSNLIVRNKSWFISCVARGVVPEKEADIARLSSKLLEPEALRELAYTPNGILVGNLLAEELNASYHSLLLLINQKGEEFPVTVVGRFSTGFNAKDRQEAYINLALAQRIEGLAANSVTGIGIKTADVSRAGAVADAVERQTGYESESWDETNKNVIDFYNRNGTITLVLVGFVFIVAGLGVSSVMTTVVLQKVKDIAIMRSMGIQRRSITGIFMAEGFIIGLFGVSCGAPLGHLICRMVASIRFEANTAGVMQSDRINVLETPEAYFIVIVFGIIISVISAFGPARKAAGYVPVKILRGQMGA; encoded by the coding sequence ATGACCCTATTCGATCATTTGCGAATCGCCTGGGTACATCTCAGAGAGAGGAAACGTCAGGCCATACTGACCGCGCTTGGAGTCGCGGTTGGATCAGCCATGCTGATCACGACGATTGCCGTTGCCGGAGGCATGTCGAGAAATGTAGTGAACAAGATTATCGATATTGCTCCACATGTTATTGTCAGCGCAAAAACTGTTGAACCTCTTGTGCCTGACAATCTCATCGGGGATGAGAAAAATCTGCTCGGCTTTGTTGAAAAAAATGTCACCGTGGAAGAAAAAGAGATAATCAAGAATTATCCCGATGTTGCCAGGCGTATCGGTCAGCTCGAGTCGGTGGAAGTTGTTTCTCCATATGTTACAAGCAATCTCATTGTCCGTAACAAATCATGGTTTATCTCTTGTGTTGCAAGAGGAGTCGTTCCTGAAAAGGAGGCCGATATCGCTCGTCTTTCTTCAAAACTTCTCGAACCGGAAGCGTTGAGAGAACTTGCCTATACGCCTAACGGTATTTTGGTCGGCAACTTACTCGCTGAAGAGCTCAATGCTTCCTACCACAGCCTTCTGTTGCTGATCAATCAGAAGGGTGAAGAGTTTCCGGTGACCGTTGTTGGCCGGTTCAGCACTGGGTTCAATGCAAAAGACAGGCAGGAAGCTTACATCAACCTTGCGCTTGCTCAGCGAATCGAAGGGCTGGCTGCCAATTCCGTTACGGGTATTGGGATTAAAACTGCCGACGTCAGTCGGGCGGGTGCCGTTGCCGATGCTGTGGAGCGGCAAACCGGATACGAGTCTGAAAGCTGGGATGAAACAAACAAGAACGTGATCGATTTCTATAACCGAAACGGAACAATTACCCTTGTGCTTGTCGGTTTTGTTTTTATTGTCGCCGGTCTTGGGGTTTCATCGGTCATGACTACGGTTGTTCTTCAAAAAGTGAAAGACATCGCTATTATGCGGTCGATGGGAATTCAGCGCCGGAGCATTACCGGCATATTTATGGCAGAAGGCTTTATTATCGGTTTGTTCGGGGTAAGTTGCGGTGCTCCTTTGGGGCATCTTATCTGCAGAATGGTTGCTTCGATTCGTTTTGAAGCAAACACTGCCGGTGTGATGCAGAGTGACAGAATCAATGTTTTGGAGACCCCGGAAGCCTATTTCATTGTCATTGTTTTCGGCATTATCATTTCGGTGATTTCAGCTTTCGGACCGGCAAGAAAAGCTGCCGGTTACGTGCCGGTGAAGATTTTACGTGGACAGATGGGAGCGTAG
- the holB gene encoding DNA polymerase III subunit delta' translates to MAVNSNLSPVAYLFLITRHLSLFRYTMSWQDIIGQNLQVSILQKAVLSDRLAHAYLFTGPEGTGKESVAFELAKVLNCENPDADNQTGSCGTCRSCREIDNFMHPDIEYVFPVESALLEKNDPAKAENKRTTEARERYESLIEKKKQNPFFTPSMDRSMGILTEQITSLQQKASFMPAENGKKVFVLSQPEKLHPSAANKLLKLLEEPPGHILFILVSSRPESVLPTIRSRCQILKFSRIKPSDIENWLQNTHPEFQTEVQRFIVNFSRGNLGIATEMIDSFKEGRHETFEGIATRDRAIDYLRKLLSPGKLAEAITDTENISKSFGKQEMVTFLGSLLLFFQDIHHKIINPAWDSFNNPDLGTTIDRFAKNFPNPDFFAISTITEEAIRAIKRNVNPLLTLSVYSIRLKNLVGRS, encoded by the coding sequence ATGGCAGTCAATAGTAACCTGTCTCCTGTTGCGTACTTGTTTCTTATCACTCGTCACTTGTCACTATTCCGATACACCATGAGCTGGCAGGACATTATCGGTCAAAATCTGCAGGTAAGCATTTTGCAAAAAGCCGTCTTATCCGATAGGCTCGCCCATGCTTACCTTTTTACCGGGCCTGAAGGAACCGGCAAAGAATCTGTCGCCTTCGAGCTCGCCAAGGTGCTCAATTGCGAAAACCCCGATGCCGACAATCAAACCGGTTCATGCGGAACTTGCCGAAGCTGCAGGGAAATTGACAATTTCATGCACCCCGACATAGAATATGTCTTTCCCGTTGAATCGGCTCTTCTTGAAAAAAACGATCCTGCAAAAGCTGAAAACAAACGCACAACCGAAGCAAGAGAGCGTTACGAGTCATTGATCGAGAAGAAAAAACAGAACCCTTTTTTTACTCCATCGATGGACCGGTCGATGGGAATCCTTACCGAACAGATAACCTCCCTTCAGCAGAAAGCATCGTTCATGCCGGCTGAAAACGGGAAAAAAGTATTCGTTCTATCGCAGCCTGAAAAACTTCACCCCTCTGCAGCAAACAAACTGCTGAAGTTGCTTGAAGAACCTCCAGGACATATACTTTTCATATTGGTATCCTCGCGCCCCGAAAGCGTCCTACCCACCATTCGTTCACGCTGCCAGATATTGAAATTCTCGAGAATAAAACCCTCGGACATTGAAAACTGGTTGCAAAACACGCATCCCGAGTTCCAGACTGAAGTGCAGCGTTTCATCGTTAATTTTTCAAGAGGAAACCTCGGCATTGCAACAGAGATGATCGACAGCTTTAAAGAAGGAAGGCACGAGACGTTCGAAGGTATTGCAACCCGTGACCGGGCAATTGATTATTTGCGCAAACTTCTCTCCCCGGGCAAACTGGCCGAAGCGATTACAGATACGGAGAACATTTCGAAAAGCTTCGGAAAACAGGAAATGGTAACATTTCTCGGCTCTCTTCTGCTTTTTTTTCAGGATATTCATCACAAAATCATCAATCCTGCATGGGACTCATTCAACAACCCTGATCTCGGCACAACGATAGACCGGTTTGCAAAGAATTTCCCCAACCCCGACTTTTTTGCCATTTCAACGATAACCGAAGAAGCCATCCGCGCAATCAAACGCAACGTCAACCCGCTGCTAACCCTTTCAGTCTACTCAATCCGGCTCAAGAACCTGGTCGGGCGCTCCTGA
- a CDS encoding 6-phosphofructokinase, with protein MKKIGILTSGGDCGGLNAVIKGAAFMALSKGLEMYVIPNGYAGLYNLVDQEILVRLDPARLDQFSGNFAGSEAGHSRVKIKAISNPEKYNRIKEGMKKFELDGLVISGGDDSGSVMVDLNNNGIHCIHAPKTMDLDLQTYSVGGDSTINRIAQFVQDLKTTGRTHNRILVTEVFGRYAGHTAFRSGVAAEADCILIPEIPADWNIVYEHIVGRFTRRIKESDVHAGTYTIVVAEGLKNADGSDIVDESAGVDAFGHKKLAGAGKYVCQELKKRLKADPDMPEFMKETGMFVEGIYEIPEVREIHPGHLVRAGNSSAYDVNFGYEAGAAAVILLAEGKTGVTISKVKGRKIEYIESSKAIAQRYVDLDQVALYESLGICFGRHVEAYEPILREVDGVYERIY; from the coding sequence GTGAAAAAAATTGGCATCTTAACCAGCGGCGGAGACTGCGGCGGACTCAACGCCGTCATTAAAGGAGCTGCATTTATGGCATTGTCAAAAGGCCTCGAAATGTATGTCATTCCCAATGGCTACGCCGGGCTGTACAACCTTGTAGACCAGGAAATACTTGTACGTCTTGACCCTGCGCGTCTCGACCAGTTTTCCGGTAACTTTGCGGGTTCGGAAGCCGGGCACTCGAGAGTAAAGATAAAGGCCATCAGCAATCCCGAAAAATACAACCGCATCAAGGAAGGGATGAAAAAGTTCGAACTTGACGGTCTGGTTATCAGCGGTGGTGATGACAGCGGCAGCGTAATGGTCGATCTGAACAATAACGGGATCCATTGCATACATGCACCGAAAACCATGGACCTGGACCTGCAAACCTATTCGGTAGGTGGCGACTCCACCATCAACCGCATTGCGCAGTTCGTCCAGGACCTGAAAACAACCGGTAGAACACATAACCGCATTCTGGTTACCGAAGTATTCGGAAGGTACGCCGGACACACCGCATTCAGAAGCGGGGTTGCTGCAGAAGCGGACTGTATTCTCATTCCTGAAATACCGGCAGACTGGAATATCGTATACGAGCATATCGTAGGTCGTTTCACCAGACGCATCAAGGAAAGTGATGTCCATGCCGGTACGTATACCATCGTCGTTGCAGAGGGCCTTAAAAACGCTGATGGTTCCGACATTGTCGACGAATCTGCAGGCGTGGATGCTTTCGGCCACAAAAAACTCGCCGGAGCGGGAAAATATGTCTGTCAGGAACTCAAGAAAAGACTGAAAGCCGATCCCGACATGCCGGAATTCATGAAAGAAACCGGCATGTTTGTCGAAGGCATCTATGAAATCCCGGAAGTACGTGAAATCCACCCTGGACATCTTGTGCGCGCAGGAAACTCCTCAGCTTATGATGTCAATTTCGGTTACGAAGCGGGGGCAGCTGCCGTGATACTTCTTGCGGAAGGCAAAACCGGAGTAACGATTTCCAAAGTCAAGGGCCGCAAGATCGAGTACATCGAATCAAGTAAGGCTATCGCACAACGATATGTCGATCTCGACCAGGTAGCGCTCTATGAATCATTGGGAATCTGTTTCGGGAGACACGTCGAAGCGTACGAGCCGATTCTGAGAGAAGTCGATGGTGTTTATGAAAGGATATATTGA
- the chlG gene encoding chlorophyll synthase ChlG, translated as MNGRNAGNTELKQNLQAQLLSSGVGAAREKAIQRALNNVNKPGFKLEPSAILPLMKPVTWFPPMWAFACGVVSTGEDIASNWSILLRGVILAGPLMCAMSQTMNDYFDREVDAINEPDRPIPAGKISKQASWIITFTLIMTGFLVAWSIHPYVMAIAFVGVLMSHAYSGPPIRAKRNGWFGNLIVGLAYEGVAWLTGSFAITQGVPSSESIALAIIFSIGAHGIMTLNDFKSVVGDNIRKVASIPVQLGEKKAAILASVIMDIAQLVAIGILLAKSAYLMSGIAILLLAFQLPMQKTLIDNPKEKAVWYNAFGTLLYVLSMMVCAIGIRP; from the coding sequence ATGAACGGACGTAACGCCGGTAATACCGAGCTGAAGCAGAACCTGCAGGCTCAATTACTCTCTTCCGGAGTAGGCGCAGCCAGGGAAAAAGCAATACAGCGGGCCCTCAACAATGTCAACAAGCCAGGTTTCAAACTGGAGCCCTCTGCAATATTGCCCCTTATGAAGCCAGTCACATGGTTTCCTCCCATGTGGGCTTTTGCCTGTGGTGTAGTGTCTACAGGCGAAGATATCGCATCCAACTGGTCCATCCTGCTTCGAGGCGTCATCCTTGCAGGTCCCTTGATGTGCGCCATGTCTCAGACCATGAATGACTACTTCGACCGTGAAGTGGATGCAATCAATGAACCCGATCGGCCTATTCCGGCAGGAAAAATATCAAAGCAGGCAAGCTGGATTATCACGTTTACACTTATCATGACGGGATTTCTCGTCGCCTGGTCGATCCATCCTTATGTCATGGCAATCGCCTTTGTCGGGGTACTCATGTCCCACGCTTACTCGGGCCCGCCAATACGAGCGAAAAGAAACGGATGGTTCGGCAATCTCATCGTCGGTCTCGCCTATGAAGGCGTAGCCTGGCTTACTGGCAGTTTTGCAATCACCCAGGGAGTACCATCTTCAGAATCAATCGCGCTGGCAATAATATTTTCCATCGGTGCCCATGGCATCATGACACTTAACGACTTTAAATCCGTAGTGGGAGATAACATCAGAAAGGTAGCCTCGATCCCTGTTCAACTCGGCGAGAAAAAAGCTGCCATACTCGCATCCGTGATCATGGACATCGCACAGCTGGTCGCTATAGGGATCCTGCTTGCAAAATCGGCATATCTCATGTCGGGTATAGCGATACTTCTGCTTGCATTCCAGCTCCCGATGCAAAAGACACTTATCGATAATCCAAAGGAGAAGGCAGTGTGGTACAACGCTTTCGGCACACTGCTGTATGTCCTTTCAATGATGGTTTGCGCTATTGGTATAAGGCCGTAA
- a CDS encoding aminopeptidase P family protein, which yields MSQELESLFRKMFRLGVDTFMVSDLHVIRWLTGFSGSNARVLLNRHHSALFTDFRYGEQVKHEVDSMESVIIQNSFVDTFVDGGYLQGKKLGIQAEQVTVYDAGQLGEKLKGVDIVPVHGFFDEFRELKNELEIAWMKQAAAISEKVFEEILPLISTEATEAEIAAEISYRHKRYGAEKDSFDPIVASGIRSALPHAKPAKKTFSPGNLIVIDMGCVCNGYASDQTRTVAFGRIPDEARKIYEITREAQQLGIEAARPGMPAKELDALVRSYIDKSGYGEFFGHGLGHGVGVEVHEKPRLGKTSEDYLLSGSVFTIEPGIYLPEKFGVRIEDTVVMGKSGVAPFQRFTKELIEL from the coding sequence ATGTCTCAAGAGCTTGAGTCACTTTTTCGGAAAATGTTTCGGTTAGGGGTTGATACCTTTATGGTGTCTGATCTGCATGTGATCAGATGGTTGACAGGGTTCAGCGGTTCCAATGCAAGAGTATTGCTTAATCGTCATCACAGCGCATTGTTTACAGATTTTCGCTATGGTGAACAGGTGAAGCATGAGGTGGACTCTATGGAGTCGGTCATTATCCAAAACAGCTTCGTCGATACTTTCGTTGATGGAGGATATCTGCAGGGAAAAAAGCTGGGTATTCAGGCTGAGCAGGTGACGGTGTATGATGCCGGACAACTCGGAGAGAAGTTAAAGGGGGTCGACATAGTGCCCGTGCATGGTTTTTTTGACGAGTTCCGGGAGCTCAAAAACGAGCTGGAAATTGCATGGATGAAACAGGCGGCGGCAATCAGTGAAAAGGTTTTCGAAGAAATTTTGCCTCTGATATCTACCGAAGCAACGGAAGCCGAGATAGCAGCTGAAATTTCCTATCGTCATAAGCGCTACGGTGCCGAAAAAGACTCTTTCGATCCTATCGTAGCTTCCGGCATCCGTTCAGCGTTGCCGCATGCAAAGCCTGCAAAAAAAACATTCAGTCCGGGAAACCTGATTGTTATCGATATGGGCTGTGTCTGTAATGGTTACGCGTCCGACCAGACAAGGACCGTCGCTTTTGGGCGGATCCCTGATGAAGCACGTAAGATCTATGAGATAACACGAGAGGCTCAGCAACTCGGAATCGAGGCGGCGCGACCAGGAATGCCCGCTAAGGAACTCGATGCGCTGGTGCGTAGTTACATCGATAAAAGCGGTTACGGTGAATTCTTCGGGCATGGTCTCGGCCACGGTGTAGGGGTGGAGGTGCATGAAAAGCCAAGGCTCGGAAAGACATCGGAGGATTATTTATTGTCCGGTTCGGTGTTTACGATCGAACCGGGAATTTACCTGCCGGAAAAATTCGGAGTTCGCATCGAAGATACTGTGGTTATGGGTAAAAGCGGCGTTGCTCCATTCCAGCGTTTCACAAAAGAGCTGATAGAGTTATAG
- a CDS encoding branched-chain amino acid transaminase gives MNKSEKIWMNGELIDWNDAKIHILSHVIHYGSSTFEGIRCYETAKGPAILFLDAHIKRLYDSSKIYRIEIPYSMQELKDAVLDTIRVNGHKSCYIRPLVYRGQGALGVNPHLAAIEVAIATWEWGTYLGEDVLETGVDVRVSSWNRLAPNTLPTWAKAGGNYLNSQLIKMEAIMDNYAEGIGLDINGYVSEGSGENIFVVRDGIIYTPMSGQSVLAGLTRQAVIHIAKELGYEIRETSIPREALYIADEVFLTGTAAEITPVRSIDKYPIGNEMRGPVTETLQSHYLKIVQTGEDPYNWLTFI, from the coding sequence ATGAATAAGTCCGAAAAAATCTGGATGAACGGCGAGCTTATCGACTGGAATGACGCCAAAATACATATTCTCTCACATGTTATTCATTACGGGTCATCAACGTTTGAAGGGATACGATGCTATGAAACAGCAAAAGGCCCTGCAATTCTTTTCCTGGATGCGCACATCAAACGCCTTTACGACTCGTCGAAGATATACAGAATAGAAATTCCTTACTCCATGCAGGAGTTGAAGGATGCCGTACTCGATACCATAAGGGTAAACGGGCATAAATCCTGTTATATCAGGCCGCTGGTTTACCGTGGACAAGGCGCTCTTGGCGTCAACCCTCATCTTGCAGCCATTGAAGTCGCCATCGCCACCTGGGAATGGGGCACATATCTTGGGGAAGACGTTCTTGAAACCGGGGTCGATGTCCGGGTTTCTTCCTGGAACAGACTGGCCCCCAACACACTTCCGACATGGGCAAAAGCAGGAGGCAATTACCTCAACTCGCAGTTGATCAAGATGGAAGCCATTATGGACAACTATGCCGAAGGTATCGGCCTGGATATCAATGGTTATGTTTCAGAAGGAAGCGGCGAAAACATTTTTGTTGTCCGTGACGGAATCATCTATACGCCAATGTCAGGACAATCAGTCCTTGCGGGACTTACGCGTCAAGCTGTTATACACATCGCAAAAGAACTCGGTTATGAAATCCGTGAAACCTCGATTCCAAGAGAAGCGCTCTACATTGCCGATGAGGTTTTCCTCACCGGTACCGCCGCTGAAATAACCCCGGTTCGCAGCATCGACAAATACCCGATAGGCAATGAAATGAGAGGACCTGTTACGGAAACCTTACAATCTCATTATCTGAAAATCGTCCAGACAGGCGAAGATCCATATAACTGGCTGACGTTTATTTAA
- the ispF gene encoding 2-C-methyl-D-erythritol 2,4-cyclodiphosphate synthase yields the protein MRVGIGIDIHQFAEGRKLIVGGVEIPHSKGLKGHSDADVLLHAISDALLGAAALGDIGKHFPDTSPEFKDIDSKILLRHVGKLISEEGYSIENIDSMLLMERPKVAPHIMAMRANIAECLNIDIGRVAVKATTNEKLGYVGREEGVCAHAICLIEQAG from the coding sequence ATGCGTGTAGGAATAGGCATTGACATTCACCAGTTCGCCGAAGGAAGGAAACTAATTGTTGGCGGCGTCGAGATTCCTCATTCAAAAGGGCTTAAAGGACATAGCGATGCAGACGTACTGTTGCACGCAATCAGCGATGCCCTTTTGGGAGCGGCAGCACTTGGCGATATAGGAAAACATTTTCCCGACACCAGCCCTGAATTCAAGGATATCGACAGTAAGATACTCTTGCGCCATGTCGGCAAGCTTATCTCTGAAGAGGGTTACTCGATAGAAAATATTGACTCGATGCTGCTGATGGAACGCCCCAAGGTCGCTCCTCACATCATGGCGATGCGAGCAAACATCGCCGAGTGCCTGAACATCGATATCGGCAGGGTAGCGGTAAAGGCAACCACGAATGAAAAACTCGGTTATGTCGGACGTGAAGAAGGTGTCTGCGCTCACGCGATATGCCTGATTGAACAGGCTGGGTAG